A single Acropora palmata chromosome 5, jaAcrPala1.3, whole genome shotgun sequence DNA region contains:
- the LOC141881707 gene encoding uncharacterized protein LOC141881707 isoform X2, whose translation MQEHWMIEARPYQTNTTDEQFVPEIETSSTSLNSKTEGSYAIQIKPEPRQRACQGAEHHRPTTLKQTNKMDKATDNSTYMRMMTAETHASSSSPLVYTCPTQPSTFHCMKGYRQITAAFDNTPYESSPSSNYTTIKQEPLDYGTTCDNPYEQERLQSLASYHHPAAHQQSECYSLQSPSSEAAVYDPNVHSFYDEPLPYPERYHKYTDFNDHKPTYRDAPEFKVPNGVTYPEPRAFQRRGSLQLWQFLVALLDEPECSSFIAWTGRGMEFKLIDPEEVARRWGIQKNRPAMNYDKLSRSLRYYYEKGIMQKVAGERYVYKFVCSPEALFSMAFPDSQKPYIKPECREPKPVSPHASQQLLPMPKDPYAKAPFPQQHYVTPTANCYQAEWDLDTTCVY comes from the exons CGCGACCCTACCAAACAAATACCACAGATGAACAGTTTGTCCCAGAAATCGAAACAAGCTCGACCTCGCTGAATTCAAAGACAGAAG GTAGCTATGCCATACAGATTAAACCAGAGCCGAGACAGCGCGCGTGTCAAGGTGCTGAACATCATAGGCCAACAACActaaaacagacaaacaagATGGATAAGGCAACAGATAACTCTACCTATATGAGAATGATGACTGCAGAGACCCATGCTTCAAGCAGTTCACCTTTAGTTTACACCTGCCCCACACAGCCTTCAACGTTTCACTGTATGAAAGGATATAGGCAAATCACCGCGGCATTTGACAACACGCCTTACGAATCTTCACCTTCGTCAAATTATACCACGATCAAGCAAGAACCTCTCGACTATGGTACGACGTGCGACAATCCATACGAACAAG AACGTTTACAGAGCCTCGCTTCGTATCACCATCCAGCAGCTCACCAACAGAGTGAATGCTACAGCCTGCAATCACCTTCCAGTGAAG CTGCAGTCTATGATCCAAATGTGCACTCGTTTTATGACGAGCCTTTGCCATATCCAGAAAGATACCACAAATATACAGACTTCAACGATCACAAACCAACATATAGAGACG CTCCCGAATTCAAAGTACCAAATGGAGTTACCTATCCGGAACCTAGAGCCTTTCAGAGAAGGGGATCGTTACAACTCTGGCAATTCCTGGTCGCTCTTTTAGACGAGCCTGAATGTTCCTCGTTTATAGCTTGGACAGGGCGTGGAATGGAATTCAAACTCATCGACCCCGAAGAGGTTGCAAGACGATGGGGAATCCAAAAGAATCGCCCAGCCATGAACTATGATAAATTAAGTCGCTCTCTGCGCTACTACTATGAAAAGGGAATCATGCAAAAAGTGGCAGGAGAACGCTATGTATATAAATTCGTCTGTAGCCCTGAGGCGTTATTCAGTATGGCTTTCCCCGACTCACAAAAACCCTACATCAAACCAGAATGCAGGGAACCAAAGCCTGTGAGCCCACACGCAAGTCAGCAGCTTCTTCCCATGCCTAAAGATCCTTATGCCAAGGCACCCTTCCCACAGCAGCATTATGTCACACCAACAGCAAACTGCTACCAAGCCGAGTGGGACCTGGACACCACATGTGTTTACTAA